Proteins from a single region of Ziziphus jujuba cultivar Dongzao chromosome 1, ASM3175591v1:
- the LOC107405925 gene encoding (R)-mandelonitrile lyase 1-like: protein MAPLALFLLFSFFHPQVLVVLALPTSSANDFSYMKSVHNVTDLPAEEKYDYIIVGGGTAGCSLASTLSSNYSVLVLERGSVPAAHPEVLKAEGFVTTLRQTDDGETPAQRFTSEDGVANARGRILGGTSMINAGLYTRADEVFYLKSGIPWDRSLVRNAYNWVEDAIVFQTNLSTWQSISKQALLEAGVVPDNGFSLDHKIGTKASGSIFDDEGRRHGAVELLNRGELKNLRIAVHATVERIIISSNIASRLGATGVIYTDSKGLHHRAMLRDKGEVIVSAGAIGSPQLLLLSGVGPVSHLSSLQIPVVLPNPYVGKFMADNPTNRVYIIAPFPLDQSNLQVVGITSDFYIETLSYKVPSSSTNISVAVIGEKIPGPISSGSLWLKSSSNATISPNVRFNYFDNPIDLARCVKGVRKIGDLLNTKTIEQFKANNGEGFVFLGTPYPKNPGDDKSVKAFCRSTVETIWHYHGGCLVGKVVDGDLRVLGIDALRVVDGSIFNRSPGTNPQATVMMLGRYVGLKMVQERNGAK from the exons ATGGCTCCTCTAGCTCTGTTTctgctcttttcttttttccatcctCAAGTACTAGTGGTTCTTGCATTGCCCACTTCATCTGCTAATG ATTTTAGTTACATGAAATCTGTACACAATGTAACTGATCTCCCAGCAGAGGAAAAATACGACTACATAATAGTAGGAGGAGGCACAGCAGGCTGCTCTTTGGCATCAACTCTATCATCAAACTACTCAGTGCTTGTCCTTGAAAGGGGCAGCGTCCCTGCTGCACACCCTGAAGTGTTGAAAGCAGAGGGATTCGTCACTACTCTCCGGCAGACAGACGACGGAGAAACACCTGCTCAGAGATTCACTTCGGAAGACGGCGTTGCGAATGCAAGAGGCAGGATCTTGGGCGGTACCAGCATGATCAATGCCGGTTTGTACACCAGAGCCGATGAAGTATTCTATCTGAAATCAGGGATTCCTTGGGACAGGAGTTTGGTTCGGAACGCTTATAACTGGGTCGAAGATGCAATTGTTTTCCAGACCAATTTGTCAACTTGGCAATCCATTAGCAAACAAGCTCTCCTGGAAGCTGGAGTTGTTCCGGATAATGGGTTTAGCTTGGATCACAAGATAGGAACCAAAGCTAGCGGTTCCATCTTCGATGATGAAGGAAGGAGACATGGAGCAGTTGAGCTTCTTAACAGAGGAGAACTTAAAAACCTGAGAATTGCAGTTCATGCCACAGTGGAGAGAATCATTATCTCTTCCAATATTGCATCAC GTTTGGGGGCAACCGGAGTCATATATACGGATTCTAAGGGGTTGCATCACCGGGCAATGTTAAGAGATAAAGGAGAGGTGATAGTGAGTGCAGGAGCAATAGGAAGCCCTCAACTTCTTCTTCTCAGTGGAGTTGGCCCAGTTTCTCACCTTTCTTCACTGCAAATACCGGTCGTTCTACCAAATCCTTATGTCGGAAAGTTTATGGCCGACAATCCTACTAACAGGGTCTACATTATCGCCCCATTTCCACTGGACCAATCCAACCTACAGGTAGTAGGAATTACAAGCGATTTTTACATAGAAACCCTCTCATATAAAGTACCATCTTCTTCGACCAACATAAGTGTTGCAGTCATCGGCGAGAAAATCCCAGGGCCAATTTCTTCTGGTTCCCTCTGGCTGAAATCCTCATCTAATGCTACAATAAGCCCAAATGTCCGATTCAACTACTTTGATAATCCCATAGACCTTGCTCGTTGTGTTAAAGGGGTGAGGAAGATAGGTGATTTATTGAACACCAAAACCATTGAACAGTTTAAGGCTAATAATGGAGAAGGTTTTGTGTTCTTGGGAACTCCATATCCCAAGAACCCGGGAGATGATAAATCTGTGAAAGCTTTTTGTAGAAGCACAGTAGAAACCATTTGGCATTATCATGGAGGATGCTTGGTGGGAAAGGTTGTGGATGGTGATTTGCGGGTTCTTGGAATTGACGCTCTTCGTGTTGTAGATGGATCCATCTTCAATAGGTCACCGGGGACTAACCCTCAGGCTACGGTTATGATGTTAggaag GTACGTTGGACTTAAGATGGTGCAGGAAAGAAATGGAGCAAAATAG